Proteins found in one Micropterus dolomieu isolate WLL.071019.BEF.003 ecotype Adirondacks linkage group LG12, ASM2129224v1, whole genome shotgun sequence genomic segment:
- the LOC123981195 gene encoding uncharacterized protein LOC123981195, whose product MKRGSSVLQPPSDAAKRHTHPANTHTKTNTSDGARSLNVPDTHAEHTPDAHATGSSPFPAATSLFSPDVSTKMASDLLIRLSEATQKAQVLPGRQAEAEPQRREALPEVRGGQQDEPGLALSPDGPGASPEPPCLSHTPDGTAATDTLASDMLRKLAERQEVNSHVVRVKEEEEPMEVDTLVVSDLVHNRPVTKEITPPSPKVASRHLFSIKTEHQGLSGNKMAEQLHLGAKMADQCLHSLKIEDRFYTGGCQPGSKTADSVVSGANNFQFRVKMEDHGATATKMADQLLFRANIAEQPFSAAKMSNKILSGVKMEDQFPAGAKLENPLLLGTKKENWLLPGAKMADHVFSGVKTEEQLFFGAKMEDQFTSGAKMADQCLRAVLWQDMSVNLASTLLHQLSERVSKSNSRLGERTTPPIRSSPVLKVNVDSSSLLSSQDPPHETQSSLSRDQTTGCSYFYRCHVCGFETDRRALFHSHMTEHRQWEHGSFSLHCSVCDHSTNQEAEMRAHASTHLNGNTGASGDVRCPATPPAASTASSSAPSVAMATQPENSASEHRCRICQRSFPGQQELLVHFQGHRQGNQYRCDRCGHLTRTANKLVEHVRVHTGERPFTCDLCPYSAKRRDSLRLHCKVKHPGDVHTHRSYVHGDNQRSSKHVQRLHTPANTHTAAPSSSSLPPLHPSLSDRAGWRDLSPLLPITTLISLKPRSPPSSSSSSSLSSSTKHSFLGYLGLTTPV is encoded by the exons atGAAGCGTGGGTCGAGTGTGTTGCAGCCTCCCTCTGATGCAGCCAAAcgacacacacaccctgcaaacacacacacaaagacaaacaccaGTGATGGCGCTCGCTCGCTGAATGTGCCCGACACACACGCTGAACACACACCGGATGCACACGCCACAGGTTCGAGTCCCTTCCCAGCAGCCACCTCTCTCTTCAGCCCTGATGTCAGCACCAAGATGGCGTCCGACCTCCTCATCCGGCTGTCAg AGGCCACCCAGAAGGCCCAGGTGCTTCCTGGGAGGCAAGCGGAGGCGGAGCCGCAGAGACGTGAGGCCCTGCCGGAGGTACGCGGTGGGCAGCAGGACGAGCCCGGCCTGGCTCTCTCACCGGACGGCCCCGGGGCGAGTCCTGAGCCTCCGTGCCTGTCACACACACCTGATGGCACAGCTGCCACGGACACGCTGGCTTCAGACATGCTGAGGAAGCTGGCAG AACGCCAGGAGGTGAACAGCCATGTGGTGAGggtcaaagaagaagaagagccaATGGAGGTCGACACATTGGTTGTCTCTGACCTTGTCCATAATCGACCAGTCACAAAAGAGATAACCCCACCTTCCCCTAAGGTGGCGAGCCGGCATCTCTTCAGCATAAAAACAGAACACCAGGGTCTCAGTGGCAACAAGATGGCAGAGCAGTTGCACCTCGGAGCCAAAATGGCAGACCAGTGTCTCCACAGCCTTAAAATAGAAGACAGATTTTATACTGGAGGCTGCCAGCCCGGCTCTAAGACGGCGGACAGCGTTGTCTCTGGGGCCAACAACTTTCAGTTCAGAGTGAAAATGGAGGATCATGGCGCCACCGCAACCAAGATGGCGGACCAGCTTCTCTTTAGAGCAAATATTGCAGAGCAGCCTTTCTCTGCTGCCAAGATGAGCAACAAGATTCTCTCTGGAGTCAAGATGGAGGACCAGTTTCCTGCAGGAGCTAAGCTCGAAAACCCCCTTCTCTTAGGGACCAAAAAGGAGAACTGGCTTCTCCCTGGAGCCAAGATGGCAGACCATGTTTTCTCAGGAGTGAAGACAGAAGAGCAGCTCTTCTTTGGAGCCAAGATGGAAGATCAGTTCACCTCTGGAGCCAAGATGGCCGATCAGTGCCTCAGAGCCGTGCTGTGGCAGGACATGTCCGTGAACCTAGCGTCCACTCTGCTGCACCAGCTGTCag agaGGGTCAGTAAATCCAACAGTCGGCTGGGGGAGAGGACGACTCCGCCCATCAGAAGCAG TCCTGTTTTGAAGGTGAATGTGGACTCTTCATCGCTTCTGAGCTCCCAGGATCCTCCACATG AAACCCAAAGCAGCCTCAGCAGAGATCAAACCACAGGTTGCTCTTACTTCTACag GTGTCATGTGTGCGGTTTTGAGACGGACAGGCGTGCCCTTTTCCACAGTCACATGACAGAACACCGCCAATGGGAGCACGGCTCCTTCTCGCTGCACTGCAGCGTGTGCGACCACTCGACCAATCAGGAGGCAGAGATGAGGGCTCACGCCAGCACGCACTTGAATGGGAACACGGGAGCCAGCGGAGATGTGAG ATGCCCCGCCACCCCTCCTGCCGCCTCCACTGCCTCAAGCAGCGCTCCGTCAGTTGCTATGGCAACCCAGCCGGAGAACAGCGCCTCTGAGCACCGCTGCCGCATCTGCCAGAGGTCGTTTCCAGGGCAACAGGAGCTGTTGGTTCACTTCCAGGGTCACCGCCAAGGCAACCAGTACCGGTGCGACCGGTGTGGCCACCTGACGCGGACAGCCAATAAGCTGGTAGAGCACGTGCGCGTGCACACAGGGGAGCGGCCGTTCACGTGCGACCTTTGCCCCTACAGCGCCAAGCGGAGGGACAGTCTGCGCCTCCACTGCAAGGTCAAACACCCAGGCGACGTGCACACGCACCGGTCATACGTGCACGGAGACAATCAGCGTTCAAGCAAACACGTACAGCGGCTGCACACGCCggcgaacacacacactgctgcaccctcctcctcctctcttcctcctcttcatccctcACTCTCTGACCGGGCAGGGTGGAGGGatttgtctcctctcctccccatcACGACGCTCATTTCTCTGAAACCACGCTCTcctccatcttcctcctcctcctcctctttgtcgTCATCCACCAAACACTCCTTTCTCGGTTACCTTGGTCTGACGACTCCTGTGTAA